A segment of the Odoribacter splanchnicus DSM 20712 genome:
CTTTATCCCTGATTCCTTATTATGCATGGGCACATCGGGGAGCCGGAGAGATGACCGTTTGGCTACCGATCGACCTGAATGCTACCCGTCCGGCAATGCCGCCGACGATTGCTTCCGAAAGTGAGGTTTCTGCCTCTCACCGGAGTAGTGCTATCTCGGCGGTAAACGACCGTTTGCAACCACAGAATCCCGAGGATCGCTCGATGCCTTATTACCATTGGTGGCCGAAAAAGAATACAACCGAATGGATTGTATACGACTTCAAAGGCGAACAGACTGTCTCTTCTTCTACCGTTTACTGGTTCGACGACGGCCCGTGGGGTGGTTGCCGGATACCGGAAGCATGGAAGGTATATTATAAAAATGAAGCCGGAGCATGGGTCCCGGTGAAAAATACGGCTGATTATCCGATTCAGAAAGATGCTCCCTGTACGGTGGAATTCGAACCGGTGAAAACCGCTGCGGTGAAACTCGAAGTTCAATTGCCGGAGGATAATGCGGCAGGAATTTTTGAGTGGGAAGTGAAATAACTTTTGGCTTACCTCGTCATTATTGTTATTTTTGTAAAGAAAATCAAACTAACAAAACATGAACTTATTGAAAATCATTTTTTTATTTTTCTGTACCTGGATGACAGGAGAGTTGACGGCCCAGACACCCTTTGAACGGTATTTTCTGGACAAGACACTACGGTTCGACTACTACCATTGCGGAGATAGCCGGAACCAGGAGTATTTTTTCGACGAATTGAAGGAAGAACCCTATTGGGCAGGTTCGAAAGTGTCTCTGCTGGATGATACCGGTTATGGGGTGCAATTGTTTAAAATCTTCGATAAAGCCAGTGGTAAAGAGATTTATTCCCGAAGCTATTGTACCTTGTTCAATGAGTGGCAAACCACTCCCGAAGCGCAGACTGTGCGTAAAGCCATGCCTGAGTCGGTGGTTTTCCCTTACCCGAAAAATGAGGTACGGATCGAGATCTATGCCCGTAACCGGAAAGGAGTTTTTGAAAAGAAATTCGAACAGGACATCGATCCCAATTCTTATTTTGTGAAAAAGTTTACTCCCCGCTACGAGACCTTCGAGGTGGCCTATAACGGTAATCCCTCGACGCGGGTAGATATCGTACTCGTTCCCGAAGGGTATACCCAGAATGAGAAGGAGAAATTTGCAGCTGCCTGCCGGGTGTTTGCTGAAGAGTTTTTCAGTTACTCTCCTTTCAAGGAGAATACTGCCCGTTTTAATATCCGGGCGGTGTGGTCCCCTTCGATGGAATCGGGTGTGACTATTCCCGGCGAACATGTATGGCGGAATACGGCGGCTCAAGCCCGCTACTATACCTTCGACTC
Coding sequences within it:
- a CDS encoding M64 family metallopeptidase: MNLLKIIFLFFCTWMTGELTAQTPFERYFLDKTLRFDYYHCGDSRNQEYFFDELKEEPYWAGSKVSLLDDTGYGVQLFKIFDKASGKEIYSRSYCTLFNEWQTTPEAQTVRKAMPESVVFPYPKNEVRIEIYARNRKGVFEKKFEQDIDPNSYFVKKFTPRYETFEVAYNGNPSTRVDIVLVPEGYTQNEKEKFAAACRVFAEEFFSYSPFKENTARFNIRAVWSPSMESGVTIPGEHVWRNTAAQARYYTFDSERYQMIEDFQGLRDIAAHAPYDHIYVLSNTQKYGGGGIYNFYGISAAHHPNRTGKIYVHEFGHVLLGLGDEYIGNVSYNDMYPTDVEPWEANLTTLTDFGRKEWKKMLDTKTPVPTPVNEKTPQKLGVYEGGGYVNKGVYRPWPNCLMNNLHTIDIFCPVCSQAIRKQIDFLCR